The segment GGAGAGACGCAGACGATAGTGCCCCGCTCGCCTAGCGGGCGTCACTTGGTTGATCTGCGCTCCGATGAGCTTCTTATCGATAGCGTAAGCGACTACCCCATCGCCATTAGCGAGCGTGATGTCGTCGCTCAGGAGTGCTATCTCTAGTTCTTTGCCTCGACTCTGGGTCACCGTGCCGATCGGCTGACCGAGGCTTTTGCTGCTATAGGGTGTGATGCTGTCGGTAGGTATAGGCGAACCTAGGGGCGTATTGTAGGTCGTAAAGGGACGGGCAAAGGTTGCCTCCGGCTGTGGCGTGAAGGTGTACTCCTCCGCTCCCCATGAGGGTCGTCGCAACTCATCACTACGACGGGTCAAGATCTCGTCTAGCAGCTGGCGGTAGTGGGCGATGACGTTGCGCACGTAAGGGATCGCCTTGAGCCGCCCCTCCACCTTGAAGGAGCTGACACCCGCATCAATCATCTCCTCGATGATTTCAGAGCGGTTGAGATCTTTCAGAGAGAGGAGATGCTCACCTTGGCGTAGCTTTTGTCCCTGAGCATCAACGAGATCATAAGTCATGCGGCAGTACTGAGCGCATTGCCCTCTATTGGCACTGCGCTGTGAGAGCGCCTCGGAGATAAAGCAGCGACCACTGTAAGAGACGCAGAGCGCTCCATGGACGAACGCCTCCAGTCGTAGCGGGGTCTTGTCGCGTACCACCGCAATGTCCTGACAGCTCCACTCGCGCGGCAAGACAGCCTGCTCGAAGCCTAGATCGGAGAGCATCTGCAGCTGCTCTAGCGAGTGATTGTGGCACTGCGTGCTGGCATGTAGCGGGATAGGCGGCAGCTCCTGGGTGAGCAGTCCGAGATCCTGTATGATGAGTGCGTCTGCCCCCGCCTCGTAGAGCTGACGCGCCATCTCGACAGCATGCACTAGCTGGCGATCGGTGAGGATCGTATTGAGTGCTACATAGACTCGTGCGGCATAGCTGTGAGCTGCATCGCAGAGCTGCCGTATATCCTCGAGCGAGACCCCGACAGCACTCCTGGCACCATACTGAGGAGCACCTACATAGACCGCATCGGCACCCGCCGAGAGTGCCGCCAGACCGCCCTCGAGCGAGGAGGCTGGAGCCAATAGCTCTATGTCGCGTAGTGTAGTCAATGGAGCCTCCCTTTTAGAGCTTACTACCGAAGGCTAAATCGCCCGCATCACCCAGTCCTGGGACGATGTAAGCGTGCTCGTTGAGCGCCGGATCGATGACAGCCACCCACAGTGTGACAGGTGCCTTGTCGTCAAACTGAGACTGGAGGAAGTCGATAGCTTGCTGGCTAGCTACGATGGCGACCATATGGGTATGGCGCGGTGTGCCACAGCTCTTGAGGAGCGCCTGCCAAGAGAGATGCATGGAGCCTCCGGTGGCGAGCATCGGGTCAACGAGGAGTAGCTCTTTATCGGTCAAGTCTGGTGCAGCAACATACTCGACATGTATGTCAAAGTCTTCGTCATCCTTGACCTTGCGATAGGCGGAGATGAAAGCATTTTCGGCACGATCGAAGAAGTCTAGGAAGCCGTGATGAAGGGGCAGTCCAGCACGGAGGATCGTTGCCACGACGAGCTGCTCGTCTAGTACGGCCGTGGGTGCAGTACCGAGAGGCGTCTCCACGGGACGGGTCTGGTAGTGGAGCTGCTTGCTCAGTTCGTAAGCCATAATATGGCCGATGCGCTCGATGTTTGCTCTAAAGCGTAGGGGATCTCTCTGGATCTCTCGGTCTCGTATCTCAGAGATGAAGTGGGTCAGGAGTGAAGGTCTCTCGGATAGATTGTATACCTGCATGAGCTTTACTATGTTTGGGTGCTTAAATCAGGCAAATATACAATATCTTTGTCGGATAGACGTTTGAAACACGTAGTCAATTACTCTTTTGTGAAGCAAACCGTAAGCACATATCATACCTATTCACTAGGTCGTCGCCATGGGCTGGTAGGGCTCTTGCTCCTGCTGCTGATAATGCCGATGGCTACCACGCTCTCTGCACAGACAGCGAGACCGATGACACGACCCTATGCGGATCATAGGCGATTCAATTGGGGATTTCATGTGGGGGTGCATGTGGAGGATCTGATCATCGACAACCTTGGCCCGACGGAGGGGGAGGCGCAGACGCTCTATGCGGCAGTGCCTAGCTATAGCCCGGGCTTTAGCGTGGGAGTCATAGCAAACTACAATCCGCATATAGACTGGAGTATACGGGTCCTGCCGACACTACACTTTGGGGAGCAGCGACTGCTCTTTAGGACTTGGGAGGAGACGGGCGACGAGGCTTTTGAATCGATGCCGATGCGCACCAGTCAGATCGAGCTGCCACTACTGGTCAAGTACAGCTCTGTGCGCTTCAACGACACCCGCCCCTACCTCGTGGGGGGTGTCTACGGCTTGCTCAATATGGGTCAGAAAAAGGGTGCCCCCTTGCAGTTCGCACCGCTCTCAGCGGGCTGGACCTTTGGCGTAGGGTGCGACATTTACCTGCGCTACTTCAAGCTCTCGCCTGAGCTACGCTTTGATTTTGGCTTTACTGACCTGATCCGTCACAACCGGCCCGACCTGGACGAGGGGGCTAGCATGCGCTATACCAATGCGCTACGCCGTGGCACAGGACGTATGATCATGCTCACCTTCTGCTTCGAGTAGGCGAGACGACACACCCTACTCTTCCGACTCCCACTGCGTAGACAACTCGTGGTAGATCCTCTCGGCTGCTACCTGCGAAGCTATGCGTGAAGGCTCTAGGCGCTGACGCACCATACGATATTGCGCTTGCTGCGTCTGATAAGCTGTGCTCTCACGATCGAGCAGCGGGCTCAGCGCTTGAACGAGTCGCTGCGCTGTCACGGCATCGCCCAGCAGCTCCTCGACGACGGGAGACTCGGCAATCAAGTTGACCAATGAAAAGTATCGGATCGGAAGAAGATGGTCGAATGCCCAACGAGCCAAGCACCCTATGGGGAGGCGGTAGGCGACCACCTGCGGGGTACCTATGAGCGCTGTCTCAAGCGTGGCTGTCCCGGAGGTGACCAACGCAGCCGACGCTCCAGCCAAGAGCGGGAGCGTCTCATCGGTGACCAACTCTATGCGCTCATTTATATAAGGAGTGTAGTACGCTGGATCGATGCTCGGTGCTCCTGCGATGACTGCGCGCCATGGGGCTGGGAGGAGGTCGATCGCTTGGCACATGATCGGTAGGTTACGGGCTATCTCCGCTTCGCGGCTCCCTGGGAGGAGCGCTATATAGGGTCGTGCGGTGTCGCATAGCTTAGCATTACTATCCAGCAGCTTGCCCACGCTCTGTATGCTCGGATTGCCCACGTAGCGGGCCGTGACGCCACGCTGCGAGAGGTAGTCCGCCTCAAAGGGAAGTATTGTCAAGCAGAGATCTGTGTAGCTCTGGAGACGCTTGATGCGCCTACGACGAGAGGCCCACACCTTAGGCGGTATGTAGTAAACCACTGGCACGCCGTGACGATGCGCCATCGGGAGCGTGTAGCGCAGGTTAAAGCCTCCGTAGTCGATTGGGATGACGACATCAGGCAGATTCGAGCGCATCTCCTCTTGTAGTAGGCGTGCAGCTAGTCGTATCTTGCGCATACTGCGCAGCACACTCGTGAAGCCCATGACCGCTATCTCACGGTAGTGGTATAGTGGGGCTACACCCGCCTGCTGCGCCATCTTGTCCCCCCCAATAAAGGAAAAAGCGGCCTTCGCATCGACCGCTTTGAGTGAGGCGATGAGCCGTGCACCATGCTCGTCGCCAGAGGCCTCGCCAGCTATGAGGAGGTATTTCATAGCTTGTCTCTGTATTGCTCTAGAGATGTAGCGGCCACTGCTGGGCGACCTGCTCTAGGAAGGGGTGATCTGTCATATCGATCTGCAGGGGTGAGATCGTAGCATAGCCCTCGATGAGCCAGTAGTGATCCGTCCCCGTACGCTGATCGGGATCGACCTGATCGCCCTGCATCCAGTAGACAGGAGTGCCGTGCGGTGTCTCGGCACGCATATACTCATTGACGAAGCGTCCTGTACCTTGTGGTGCCCACTTGACACCCTTGGAGGGAGCCTTCGGGAAGTTGACATTGAGCATCGTCGTATGCGGTAGTCCATGCTCGACCACCTGTGGGATGAAATGCTTGGCAAAGGCGCATACCTCGCTAAAGTCGCACTTGTCGCTGTGGTCAGCGAGCGAGAAAGCGACTGCGGGTATACGAGCTATGGCGGCCTCTATGGCAGCTCCCACGGTGCCGGAGTAGATAGCGCAGATGCCGTCGTTGCGCCCATGATTGATTCCAGAGACCACGAGGTCTGGCAGCTCAGAGGCAAAGAGCGTGTTGAGCGCTAGCTTGACACAATCTACGGGCGTACCCGAGCAACTGTATATCTGATAGGGAAGCTGCGCACTCTCCTCCATAAAGGTGAGCCGTAGCGGTGTGCGGGAGGTAATCTGCGAAGAGGCTCCCGAGCGGGGCTCCGTGGGGGCGACGACCGTCACCGTCGCTATCTGGGCAAGCGTCTCCGCCAGCTCACGGATCCCCTGCGCATGGACGCCATCATCATTAGTCAGTAGTATCTTCATAGTGTATAGATCTAAGGTTTATAGTAGGACAAGTTTAGTCCTCAGCCACCGCTGAGCGCTGGCTCTCGGGGATGATCTCCTCGAGCTTGACACGAAACTTCAGTGCCGAGTAAGGGTTGATCTCGCCAGAGCGTCTCTCGCCATAGCCTAGGTACCACGGGATGATGATCTCCGCCTCATCGCCTACGACCATCTGCTGGAGACCTATGCGGGCTCCCTCGACGAGCTGATTCTTAGGACCACGATTGATCGCAAACTCGGCCGAACGCTCCGACCCGTAGTTACCGTCGACCACCTTGTCCCCTACGAGCAGGCGCATCTCGTAGTGGCACTTGATGCGTGAGGTCTCGATGGGGTACTCCTTGCCTTCGCCATGGGCTAGCCACTTCATATAGACGTAGGCTGAGGAACCTTCGATGGAGGCTTTGGTATACTCCTCATTAGAGGCGTACTCATTGAAGGAACTTTCATTATTGATCCGCCACTGGGTGGAGGCATCAATAGGGTCTTCGCAAGCTGTGAGTAGGAGGAGTGAGAGCAGCGCTAGAAGGCTGGCTCTCAGGGATAGATTATATTTCATCTTCGATCTTCTTAAGTAAGGTATTGATACTGGTGCGCTCGGCGATGAGATCGTGTAGCGCAGAGATAGCGATACGCTCCTGCTGCATCGTGTCGCGATCACGTAGGGTGACCGTATTGTCTTCGAGCGTCTGGTGGTCTACGGTGATACAGTAAGGCGTACCGATAGCATCCTGACGGCGGTAGCGCTTGCCGATGCTATCCTTCTCGTCATACTGGCAGGTGAAGTCGAGATGCAGGAGACGTACCACCTCATGAGCCTTCTCATCTAGCCCGTCCTTGCGCACAAGCGGTAGGACAGCTAGCTTGACTGGTGCTAGTGCAGGCGGTAGTGAGAGGACCACACGAGTCTCTCCATTTTCTGTCTGCTCCTCCTTGTAGGAGCCACAGAGTACGGAGAGGAACATACGATCCACCCCGATACTGGTCTCCACGACGTATGGGACGTAAGACTCCTTCGTGTCGGGATCGTAGTAGCGGAGCTTCTTGCCTGAGAACTCCTCGTGGCGTGATAGGTCAAAGTCTGTACGACTATGAATCCCCTCGACCTCCTTGTAGCCAAAGGGCATGAGGTACTCAATATCGGTCGCAGCATTGGCATAGTGCGCTAGCTTGTCGTGATCGTGGTAGCGGTAGTCGCTCTGTGGGAAGCCTAGAGCGTAGTGCCAGTGCAGGCGCAGCTTCTTCCAGTACTCAAACCACTCTAGCTCAGTGCCAGGCTGGACGAAGTACTGCATCTCCATCTGCTCAAACTCACGCATACGGAAGATAAACTGACGCGCCACGATCTCATTGCGGAAAGCCTTACCGATCTGCGCGATACCGAAGGGGAGCTTCATGCGTCCCGTCTTCTGCACGTTGAGGTAGTTGACAAAGATCCCCTGCGCCGTCTCGGGACGTAGGTAAATCGTCGAAGCGCCCTCAGCCGTCGAACCAACCTCGGTAGCAAACATCAGGTTAAACTGACGCACCTCCGTCCAGTTCGTCGTACCACTGATGGGACAGACGATCTTCTCGTCGACGATGATCTGTCGTAGCTCCGTGAGGTCGTTATCGTTGAGCGCCTTAGCCATACGCTGTCGCAGAGCCTCAGCCTGATCAAGGTACCCCTTGACACGAGGATTGGTCGTGCGGTAGAGAGACTCGTCAAAGGAGTCCCCAAAGCGCTTGCGTGCCTTATCAATCTCCTTCTGCGCCTTACCCTCGATCTTAGCGATCTGATCCTCGATGAGGACGTCCGCACGATAGCGCTTCTTGGAGTCTTTATTGTCGATCAGAGGATCGTTGAAAGCATCTATATGTCCCGATGCCCGCCAGATGTCTGGGTGCATAAAGATAGACGAATCGATGCCGACCACGTTAGGGTGCAGGCGTGTCATCGCCTCCCACCAGTAGCGCTTGATGTTGTTCTTGAGCTCTACACCGTTCTGACCGTAGTCATAGACGGCGCTCAGTCCGTCGTAAATATCAGATGAGGGGAAGACAAATCCGTACTCCTTACAGTGGGATACAATCTTCTTAAAGAGGTCTTCTTGTGATGCCATAATGATTTCTTGTCCTAAGTATTATGCTTACAAAGATACGAAAAAGAGGTTAGAGCTTAGAAGTTAGCGATTAGAAGCTAGCGATTAGGGGGCCGATCACTCTGATAGCTCCGATCGTTCTGATTGTTCTAGCCAAAGGCCAACTAAACCGTTGCCGTGCCGACTGCCAAGACGCCGACAGAGACTTGAGCTAGAGGCGTGTTCGCTAGGGCATTGAGCGCAGCTGTGAGAGTAGCTCCGGTCGTGAGGACGTCGTCTAGGAGTAAGATATGGCTATCTGGGGGGATCACTTCACTACCTAGAGTGAAGCTCCCGAGCATAGCCTCTAGGCGATGCGTGCGGTCTCGGTGCGTCTGACTACCTTGAAAGCGTATACGCGCCAAAGCACGAGGCAGATAAGGGATGCCTGTGACCGAGGAGATACCCTCAGCCAGCAGGATCGCTTGATTGTAGCCTCGCTCCAGTGCACGGTCAGGCGTTAGCGGTACAGGGATGATGTAGTCTATCTGCTCCCGCTCTAGCGGTAGGAGCGTGCCCATAAGACGACCCATGTATCTAGCGAGCGGCTTATTGCCGTGATACTTTATATCGTGAACGATCAGTGCCATTGCATCGTCACGAGCATAGAGATAGGGAGCCAGGATCCGGCGAGGCATCGGGTGTGCACCACGCAAGCGGTCGAGCGCACCGATCGTACGCTCGTGATAGCGACCCAGCGAACCTTGGCAGGTGAGGC is part of the Porphyromonas asaccharolytica DSM 20707 genome and harbors:
- a CDS encoding porin family protein; amino-acid sequence: MKQTVSTYHTYSLGRRHGLVGLLLLLLIMPMATTLSAQTARPMTRPYADHRRFNWGFHVGVHVEDLIIDNLGPTEGEAQTLYAAVPSYSPGFSVGVIANYNPHIDWSIRVLPTLHFGEQRLLFRTWEETGDEAFESMPMRTSQIELPLLVKYSSVRFNDTRPYLVGGVYGLLNMGQKKGAPLQFAPLSAGWTFGVGCDIYLRYFKLSPELRFDFGFTDLIRHNRPDLDEGASMRYTNALRRGTGRMIMLTFCFE
- a CDS encoding ComF family protein, with amino-acid sequence MKRPTAGRIAPPPSQGWRATACESLLQLLYPRWCPVCHTLLPPNAPPLCLTCQGSLGRYHERTIGALDRLRGAHPMPRRILAPYLYARDDAMALIVHDIKYHGNKPLARYMGRLMGTLLPLEREQIDYIIPVPLTPDRALERGYNQAILLAEGISSVTGIPYLPRALARIRFQGSQTHRDRTHRLEAMLGSFTLGSEVIPPDSHILLLDDVLTTGATLTAALNALANTPLAQVSVGVLAVGTATV
- a CDS encoding FKBP-type peptidyl-prolyl cis-trans isomerase gives rise to the protein MKYNLSLRASLLALLSLLLLTACEDPIDASTQWRINNESSFNEYASNEEYTKASIEGSSAYVYMKWLAHGEGKEYPIETSRIKCHYEMRLLVGDKVVDGNYGSERSAEFAINRGPKNQLVEGARIGLQQMVVGDEAEIIIPWYLGYGERRSGEINPYSALKFRVKLEEIIPESQRSAVAED
- a CDS encoding glycine--tRNA ligase codes for the protein MASQEDLFKKIVSHCKEYGFVFPSSDIYDGLSAVYDYGQNGVELKNNIKRYWWEAMTRLHPNVVGIDSSIFMHPDIWRASGHIDAFNDPLIDNKDSKKRYRADVLIEDQIAKIEGKAQKEIDKARKRFGDSFDESLYRTTNPRVKGYLDQAEALRQRMAKALNDNDLTELRQIIVDEKIVCPISGTTNWTEVRQFNLMFATEVGSTAEGASTIYLRPETAQGIFVNYLNVQKTGRMKLPFGIAQIGKAFRNEIVARQFIFRMREFEQMEMQYFVQPGTELEWFEYWKKLRLHWHYALGFPQSDYRYHDHDKLAHYANAATDIEYLMPFGYKEVEGIHSRTDFDLSRHEEFSGKKLRYYDPDTKESYVPYVVETSIGVDRMFLSVLCGSYKEEQTENGETRVVLSLPPALAPVKLAVLPLVRKDGLDEKAHEVVRLLHLDFTCQYDEKDSIGKRYRRQDAIGTPYCITVDHQTLEDNTVTLRDRDTMQQERIAISALHDLIAERTSINTLLKKIEDEI
- the surE gene encoding 5'/3'-nucleotidase SurE, translating into MKILLTNDDGVHAQGIRELAETLAQIATVTVVAPTEPRSGASSQITSRTPLRLTFMEESAQLPYQIYSCSGTPVDCVKLALNTLFASELPDLVVSGINHGRNDGICAIYSGTVGAAIEAAIARIPAVAFSLADHSDKCDFSEVCAFAKHFIPQVVEHGLPHTTMLNVNFPKAPSKGVKWAPQGTGRFVNEYMRAETPHGTPVYWMQGDQVDPDQRTGTDHYWLIEGYATISPLQIDMTDHPFLEQVAQQWPLHL
- the upp gene encoding uracil phosphoribosyltransferase, encoding MQVYNLSERPSLLTHFISEIRDREIQRDPLRFRANIERIGHIMAYELSKQLHYQTRPVETPLGTAPTAVLDEQLVVATILRAGLPLHHGFLDFFDRAENAFISAYRKVKDDEDFDIHVEYVAAPDLTDKELLLVDPMLATGGSMHLSWQALLKSCGTPRHTHMVAIVASQQAIDFLQSQFDDKAPVTLWVAVIDPALNEHAYIVPGLGDAGDLAFGSKL
- a CDS encoding peptidase U32 family protein → MTTLRDIELLAPASSLEGGLAALSAGADAVYVGAPQYGARSAVGVSLEDIRQLCDAAHSYAARVYVALNTILTDRQLVHAVEMARQLYEAGADALIIQDLGLLTQELPPIPLHASTQCHNHSLEQLQMLSDLGFEQAVLPREWSCQDIAVVRDKTPLRLEAFVHGALCVSYSGRCFISEALSQRSANRGQCAQYCRMTYDLVDAQGQKLRQGEHLLSLKDLNRSEIIEEMIDAGVSSFKVEGRLKAIPYVRNVIAHYRQLLDEILTRRSDELRRPSWGAEEYTFTPQPEATFARPFTTYNTPLGSPIPTDSITPYSSKSLGQPIGTVTQSRGKELEIALLSDDITLANGDGVVAYAIDKKLIGAQINQVTPARRAGHYRLRLSQALELPQGTTLWRNLNHLLEAQLLRPDASTRTIPVSLHLEATPDQLTLEMQLTEEPDLSVTRSRSVTLEPAQRDNTAHVERTLRKLGDTPYRAQEVTIKLDGLFVPPSLVAELRRELAEELQRRCLALARQRRDAIGKPLQQKRIDLLRTPDPTVRQRYGLPDTLDFTYNVANESARQLYRQLGVSGSIAPALEVERPEGAIPVMFTRHCLLHQLGYCTRTGRKPPFALPLYLVRGRDRLRVANDCRHCMMTLWLDPSPQTNL
- the lpxB gene encoding lipid-A-disaccharide synthase, which codes for MKYLLIAGEASGDEHGARLIASLKAVDAKAAFSFIGGDKMAQQAGVAPLYHYREIAVMGFTSVLRSMRKIRLAARLLQEEMRSNLPDVVIPIDYGGFNLRYTLPMAHRHGVPVVYYIPPKVWASRRRRIKRLQSYTDLCLTILPFEADYLSQRGVTARYVGNPSIQSVGKLLDSNAKLCDTARPYIALLPGSREAEIARNLPIMCQAIDLLPAPWRAVIAGAPSIDPAYYTPYINERIELVTDETLPLLAGASAALVTSGTATLETALIGTPQVVAYRLPIGCLARWAFDHLLPIRYFSLVNLIAESPVVEELLGDAVTAQRLVQALSPLLDRESTAYQTQQAQYRMVRQRLEPSRIASQVAAERIYHELSTQWESEE